From Paenibacillus sp. PK3_47, the proteins below share one genomic window:
- a CDS encoding glycoside hydrolase family 43 protein: protein MTKSLIQNPILRGFHPDPSICRAGEDYYIATSTFEWFPGVRIHHSRDLVHWRPLTHALTRRSQLNMEGDLDSGGVWAPCLSYDNGIFYLIYTDVKSRQGAFKDTPNYLVTAADIEGPWSEPVYLNSSGFDPSLFHDTDGRKWLVNMLWDHRTDRHSFAGIVLQEYSAELGRLVGPVFPIYKGTELRLTEGPHLYRKDGWYYLITAEGGTQYDHAVTVARSRNIEGPYETYPDNPVLTSAGDKELKLQKAGHASLVQTHTNEWYMVHLCGRPVKDKYCNLGRETAIQRCRFTEDGWLVLEDGSNRPSLTVQGPDIPAQPFELPAARDDFDAPELDIRWSTLRVPAEEDWLSLKERQGFLRLKGRESMSSLHRQSLVALRQQAFSCSAETEVLFEPEHFQQMAGLIVYYDTKDYVYLRITHDEKTGKCLGIVRSVDGTYEDDICPQVPLQSGAGCRLKAVIERENLQFYYSASGADWKEIGPSLDICHLSDDFPAYIRFTGTFIGMCVQDLAGTFRAADFDYFEYRELPEKV from the coding sequence ATGACAAAAAGCTTGATTCAGAATCCGATTCTCCGCGGCTTTCATCCGGATCCTTCGATCTGCAGAGCGGGAGAAGATTATTATATCGCCACGTCAACATTTGAATGGTTTCCCGGCGTCCGCATCCATCATTCACGCGATCTGGTTCATTGGCGGCCGCTGACGCATGCGCTTACACGCCGCTCACAGCTGAATATGGAAGGGGATCTGGACTCCGGCGGCGTATGGGCCCCGTGCCTCAGCTATGATAACGGGATCTTTTATCTGATTTATACAGATGTCAAGAGCAGACAGGGGGCGTTCAAGGATACGCCCAATTATCTGGTCACTGCAGCGGATATCGAAGGTCCGTGGTCCGAGCCTGTCTATCTGAACAGCAGCGGGTTTGATCCGTCACTGTTCCACGATACCGACGGACGCAAATGGCTCGTCAATATGCTGTGGGATCACCGGACGGACAGGCACAGCTTCGCTGGGATCGTGCTCCAGGAATATTCCGCAGAGCTGGGGCGTCTTGTGGGTCCGGTGTTTCCAATCTACAAAGGAACGGAGCTAAGATTGACGGAAGGACCGCATTTATACCGGAAGGACGGCTGGTATTACCTAATTACGGCGGAGGGAGGCACCCAGTATGACCATGCGGTGACGGTAGCCCGGTCACGGAACATCGAAGGCCCGTACGAAACGTATCCGGACAATCCGGTTCTGACCTCTGCCGGTGACAAAGAATTGAAGCTGCAGAAGGCAGGCCATGCCAGTCTGGTTCAGACCCATACCAATGAGTGGTACATGGTCCATTTGTGCGGCCGGCCGGTAAAGGACAAATATTGTAACCTGGGCCGCGAAACAGCGATTCAGCGCTGCCGGTTTACGGAGGATGGGTGGTTAGTGCTGGAGGATGGAAGCAACAGGCCTTCTCTTACCGTACAAGGGCCGGATATTCCGGCTCAGCCCTTTGAGCTGCCTGCCGCACGGGATGATTTTGATGCGCCGGAGCTTGATATCCGCTGGAGCACCCTGCGTGTTCCGGCTGAAGAAGACTGGCTCTCGCTCAAAGAGCGGCAGGGCTTCCTGCGTCTGAAGGGCAGAGAGTCGATGAGCTCCCTGCACCGCCAGAGTCTGGTTGCCCTGCGCCAGCAGGCCTTCAGCTGCAGCGCGGAAACTGAAGTTCTATTCGAGCCGGAGCACTTTCAACAGATGGCCGGACTCATTGTTTATTATGATACGAAGGATTATGTTTATCTGCGGATTACTCATGATGAGAAGACAGGCAAGTGTCTGGGGATTGTCCGCTCCGTGGACGGCACATATGAAGATGACATCTGCCCTCAGGTTCCCTTGCAGTCCGGCGCAGGCTGCCGGCTCAAAGCCGTGATCGAGCGTGAGAATCTCCAGTTCTATTACAGTGCCTCCGGAGCGGATTGGAAAGAAATAGGCCCAAGTCTTGATATCTGTCATTTATCCGATGATTTCCCGGCGTATATCAGGTTTACCGGAACTTTTATCGGCATGTGCGTCCAGGATCTGGCCGGGACCTTCCGTGCTGCAGACTTTGATTATTTTGAATACAGGGAACTGCCTGAAAAAGTGTAA
- a CDS encoding glycoside hydrolase family 27 protein, which produces MNQQQLGLKPPLGWNSWNTFTWDINEQLIREAADTFVTGGYKDAGYEYIVIDDCWSLKERDAEGRWVADPDKFPSGMKALADYIHSKGLKFGMYSCVGTHTCAGYPGSFEHEFQDAELLAEWGVDFLKYDYCFKPRHISGELLYKRMSLALKNCGRDILFSACNWGEDNVYHWIRESGAHMYRSTGDIQDSWESIKRLALSQLDKASFTGAYCHNDMDMLVVGMYGGSNNGFIGSQIGGCNDVEYKTHFSLWSMMGSPLMIGSDIRKANKETRDILLNKDLLAINQDVEGRGAYRIKPEPQWFHTDDVFMLVKVLTDGDLAIGFFNLSDGQREISLQFWDAGLPYASGKSLSLYDCWEHKEIGVFKERYAPVVPAHDCHIVRAKLV; this is translated from the coding sequence ATGAACCAACAACAGCTCGGCTTGAAGCCGCCATTGGGGTGGAATTCCTGGAATACCTTTACCTGGGACATTAATGAGCAGCTGATCCGGGAAGCCGCTGATACCTTCGTTACCGGGGGGTACAAGGATGCCGGATATGAATACATTGTGATTGACGACTGCTGGAGTCTGAAGGAAAGAGATGCAGAGGGCAGATGGGTTGCCGATCCCGATAAATTCCCGAGTGGTATGAAGGCGCTTGCAGATTATATCCATTCCAAAGGGCTTAAATTCGGAATGTACTCCTGTGTAGGCACTCATACATGCGCCGGGTATCCGGGGAGCTTCGAGCATGAATTTCAGGATGCGGAATTACTGGCAGAATGGGGCGTGGATTTTCTTAAATACGATTACTGCTTCAAGCCCAGACATATTTCCGGAGAGCTGCTCTATAAACGGATGAGCCTGGCGCTCAAAAACTGCGGAAGAGATATTCTGTTCTCGGCATGCAACTGGGGCGAGGACAACGTATACCACTGGATCCGTGAATCCGGGGCGCATATGTACCGGTCCACAGGGGATATTCAGGACAGCTGGGAGTCTATCAAGAGGCTGGCCCTGTCACAGCTTGATAAAGCCAGCTTTACAGGGGCGTATTGCCATAATGATATGGATATGCTGGTAGTCGGCATGTATGGGGGCAGCAACAACGGTTTTATCGGAAGCCAGATCGGGGGCTGCAACGATGTGGAGTACAAGACCCATTTTTCATTGTGGAGCATGATGGGATCTCCGCTGATGATCGGCAGTGATATCCGCAAAGCCAATAAGGAGACCAGAGATATCCTCTTGAACAAGGATTTGCTCGCCATCAATCAGGATGTGGAGGGGCGCGGTGCTTACCGCATCAAGCCGGAGCCGCAGTGGTTCCATACGGATGATGTATTTATGCTGGTCAAAGTATTAACAGACGGAGATCTCGCTATCGGATTCTTCAATCTGAGTGACGGCCAACGGGAAATCTCGCTGCAGTTCTGGGATGCCGGGCTGCCCTATGCTTCCGGTAAATCGCTGTCTTTATATGACTGCTGGGAGCACAAGGAAATTGGCGTATTCAAAGAAAGATATGCTCCCGTAGTTCCGGCTCATGACTGCCACATCGTACGCGCCAAGCTGGTGTAA
- a CDS encoding AraC family transcriptional regulator, whose translation MNSMYYSSDEGSLVKGNGYKPPNSHKWGPGVRDVYALHYIVSGKGYLKINQDTFCLKTGESFMIFPHMEVYYYPDPRDPWEYYWIEFNGPEASRLLSMINIAPHHPVVEASPEDFAPLFHKVKAAGTALFERERSDAGLHLLLTYYMEFYPSARAFLKKDYALSAKEYIESNYWRSSLSVPEVVDFVKIERSYLFRLFKEVNGISVSGYITAFRIRRACELLIHSGLSVKSLAYSVGYLDPLYFSKVFKKVTSHTPSEYRKAYSAP comes from the coding sequence ATGAATTCAATGTATTACAGCTCTGACGAAGGTTCACTGGTAAAAGGAAACGGGTATAAGCCGCCAAATTCACATAAATGGGGTCCGGGGGTCCGCGATGTGTATGCCCTGCACTATATTGTAAGCGGAAAGGGTTATTTGAAGATTAATCAGGATACTTTTTGTTTGAAAACAGGCGAAAGCTTCATGATATTCCCGCATATGGAGGTATATTATTATCCGGATCCGCGGGACCCCTGGGAATATTACTGGATTGAATTTAACGGTCCTGAAGCCTCCCGTCTGCTGTCAATGATCAATATTGCGCCCCATCACCCTGTTGTTGAAGCCTCGCCGGAAGATTTCGCTCCCTTGTTTCACAAGGTCAAGGCTGCCGGGACAGCGCTGTTTGAGCGGGAACGTTCGGATGCGGGACTGCATCTTCTTTTAACCTATTACATGGAGTTTTACCCCAGTGCCCGGGCCTTTCTCAAAAAAGACTATGCCTTGTCCGCCAAGGAATATATTGAAAGCAACTACTGGCGTTCTTCCCTGTCTGTTCCTGAGGTAGTAGATTTTGTGAAGATTGAGCGCAGCTATTTGTTCCGGTTATTCAAGGAAGTGAACGGCATTTCTGTTTCCGGTTATATAACCGCTTTCAGGATCCGGCGCGCCTGTGAGCTGTTAATCCATTCCGGATTATCTGTCAAATCCCTGGCTTATTCCGTCGGCTATCTGGACCCGTTATATTTCTCCAAGGTATTCAAAAAAGTAACTTCCCATACTCCGTCCGAGTATAGAAAAGCTTACAGCGCTCCTTAA
- a CDS encoding MFS transporter has product MKLTKEEKSWILYDCGNSAYSMAVTTALLPIIFGMFNNVDSSMDLGYFNSIASILVAVLSPILGTIADYKDRKKRFFIFFAAVGILATASLAFVSPDSGQWQLLVAFYILSAIGFAGSNIFYDSFLVDIADDERMDKVSTRGFAFGYIFSVIPFGISLLLIFVLGMDKAIGYQIGFIITALWWGLLTVPMIRDVKQRYYIEPEPKPVANSFKRLAVTFRNIRQHKIVFVFLIAYFFYIDGVDTIIKMVVPYATAVLGTDALDTFTLLGILLIIQIIAFPCAILYGNLAKTYSARKMIIVGIFTYIISCIAAFFITSVWHIFILGALIGSAQGGIQALSRSYFAKIIPKENSNEFFGFYNIFGKFAAILGPVLMSLTTTLTGEASYSILAIIPLFLIGFFVFITLPKGN; this is encoded by the coding sequence ATGAAGCTCACTAAAGAGGAAAAATCATGGATTCTGTATGACTGCGGCAATTCGGCGTATTCGATGGCAGTGACTACAGCGCTGCTGCCGATTATATTCGGCATGTTTAACAATGTGGACAGCAGCATGGATTTAGGCTATTTTAATTCGATTGCCAGCATACTGGTGGCGGTTCTCAGCCCTATTTTAGGGACGATTGCCGATTACAAGGACCGGAAGAAGCGCTTTTTTATCTTTTTTGCGGCGGTCGGGATATTAGCTACGGCATCCCTTGCCTTCGTCTCCCCGGATAGCGGGCAGTGGCAGCTGCTGGTAGCCTTTTACATTCTGTCAGCCATCGGGTTTGCCGGGTCCAATATATTCTATGACTCTTTCCTGGTAGATATTGCGGATGATGAACGGATGGATAAGGTATCGACAAGAGGGTTTGCGTTCGGATATATTTTTAGCGTCATTCCGTTCGGAATCAGCCTGCTGCTTATTTTTGTGCTGGGTATGGACAAGGCCATCGGGTATCAGATCGGGTTCATTATTACTGCGCTCTGGTGGGGACTGCTGACGGTGCCGATGATCCGGGATGTGAAGCAGCGTTACTACATTGAGCCTGAACCGAAGCCTGTTGCGAACAGTTTCAAAAGACTTGCCGTCACCTTCCGGAATATCCGCCAGCACAAAATTGTATTTGTGTTCCTGATTGCCTATTTCTTTTACATTGACGGTGTGGATACGATTATTAAAATGGTCGTGCCTTACGCGACTGCGGTGCTGGGAACGGATGCCCTGGACACTTTTACCCTGCTGGGCATTCTGCTGATTATCCAGATTATTGCCTTTCCGTGTGCGATTCTCTATGGTAACCTGGCCAAAACCTATTCCGCCCGCAAAATGATCATCGTTGGAATTTTTACATATATCATCTCTTGTATTGCGGCTTTTTTTATTACGTCTGTGTGGCATATTTTCATTCTGGGGGCGCTGATCGGCTCGGCTCAGGGAGGGATCCAGGCGCTCAGCCGCTCGTATTTTGCCAAAATCATTCCCAAAGAAAATTCCAATGAATTTTTCGGGTTTTACAACATTTTCGGTAAGTTTGCGGCGATTCTCGGTCCTGTGCTGATGTCGCTGACGACAACTTTGACGGGTGAAGCGAGCTACAGTATTCTGGCGATTATTCCGCTGTTTCTGATCGGCTTCTTTGTCTTCATCACATTACCTAAGGGGAATTAA
- a CDS encoding ectonucleotide pyrophosphatase/phosphodiesterase — protein MESTMSEAPAAKHLIVVSYDAFSEDNWETASRLPNLSKLMKNGAYSNRLKSVYPTLTYVVHTTIATGMYPDKHGIHHNNPLQPFVPEEDQHWFWFREAVKTPTIYDAARKQGMSTAGILWPVSGKSSIQYNIPEIRALKGENQALKVLRSGSPVYCIQMEMKHGRIRQGIEQPYLDDFSTQCAVDTIKRKKPNLLMMHLIDLDDAKHMYGTDSEEVHEVLLRMDHRLGEIMQAVEDAGIKDDTVLMVQGDHGQFNVRYKVHLNTLLQAKGLIYEENGELRWRAFFQCGGGSAYLHVRPGDEEAEALALAAVEEYMNNGASGVESVYDRDKLDRMHASPYTRIMLEARLGYCFDESLDEQVVVDLKAHGIRYATHGYSPDKSGYRCNIVISGAKIKHDFAIGDIEMVDIAPTMGRILGIDFSHGDGRVLEEIFAK, from the coding sequence ATGGAATCAACAATGTCTGAGGCGCCTGCAGCCAAACATCTGATCGTTGTATCCTATGATGCGTTTTCGGAGGACAACTGGGAGACAGCCAGCCGCTTGCCTAATTTGTCTAAATTAATGAAGAACGGTGCCTACAGCAACCGTTTGAAAAGCGTATATCCCACACTCACCTATGTGGTTCATACGACCATCGCCACAGGGATGTATCCGGACAAACACGGCATCCATCATAACAATCCGCTGCAGCCTTTTGTACCGGAGGAGGACCAGCACTGGTTCTGGTTCCGGGAAGCGGTGAAGACCCCGACAATTTATGACGCTGCACGTAAGCAGGGGATGAGCACCGCGGGCATTCTCTGGCCGGTATCCGGCAAATCTTCGATTCAGTATAATATTCCGGAGATCAGGGCGCTTAAAGGCGAGAATCAGGCGCTGAAGGTGCTGCGCAGCGGCAGCCCTGTATACTGCATCCAGATGGAAATGAAGCATGGACGGATCAGGCAGGGGATTGAGCAGCCGTATCTGGATGACTTTTCCACCCAATGTGCTGTCGATACGATCAAGCGTAAAAAGCCCAATCTCCTTATGATGCATCTGATCGATCTCGATGATGCCAAGCATATGTACGGAACAGACAGCGAGGAAGTGCATGAGGTTCTTCTGCGTATGGATCACAGGCTTGGCGAGATCATGCAGGCAGTGGAGGATGCCGGGATCAAGGACGATACAGTCCTTATGGTGCAGGGGGACCACGGGCAGTTCAATGTGCGGTACAAGGTGCATTTGAATACTCTTTTGCAGGCGAAGGGCCTGATTTATGAGGAAAATGGAGAGCTGAGATGGCGGGCGTTCTTCCAGTGCGGAGGAGGATCGGCTTACCTGCATGTCCGGCCGGGGGATGAGGAAGCTGAAGCCTTGGCTCTTGCGGCTGTCGAAGAATATATGAATAATGGGGCCTCAGGAGTAGAGAGCGTGTATGACAGGGACAAGCTGGACCGTATGCACGCAAGTCCGTACACAAGGATTATGCTTGAAGCCAGGCTGGGCTATTGTTTTGACGAGAGCCTGGACGAGCAGGTGGTTGTGGATTTAAAAGCACACGGAATCCGTTATGCCACACACGGCTATTCTCCCGACAAAAGCGGGTACCGCTGCAATATCGTCATCTCCGGCGCGAAGATAAAGCATGATTTTGCTATCGGGGACATCGAAATGGTCGACATTGCTCCGACGATGGGGCGAATTCTCGGGATCGATTTTAGTCATGGGGACGGCAGGGTGCTGGAGGAGATTTTTGCGAAGTAG
- a CDS encoding rhamnogalacturonan acetylesterase encodes MMFSYSFIPVLEGLYSMEEGYGFAASAGVSMNEDLRDSWPGDYFTPPVPTLLMDVPNGNYRVTLQIGAPDRPAVTAVREGVGRIRLGELETEAGQIVTRSFAVHVDNGQLKLAFGGSAPGVQHVKAERETRIPTLFLAGDSTVTDQSSAKYPYTGWGQVIGLYFNANIAIANHACSGRSAKTFIQESRLLRIAKKLRKDDYLLIQFAHNDEKEKGEGEGPFTTYQHYLQQFIDLARQAEAHPVLISPMHRRFFESDGSISNTHGDYIEAMRQLAAREAVPFVDLAALSKRYFEELGEERTKQIFLWAEPGQYANFPEGVQDNTHFSEAGAIEMARLVAGGILQAGVEGLEQHVIGYAGEVLIINADS; translated from the coding sequence ATGATGTTCAGCTATTCATTTATACCCGTTCTGGAAGGCTTATATAGTATGGAAGAAGGTTATGGCTTTGCCGCGTCAGCTGGAGTTTCGATGAATGAGGATTTACGGGATTCATGGCCCGGAGATTATTTCACGCCGCCGGTCCCGACCCTGCTGATGGATGTGCCCAACGGCAATTATAGGGTAACCCTGCAGATCGGTGCACCGGACCGGCCTGCTGTCACTGCAGTAAGAGAAGGAGTGGGGCGGATCAGGCTGGGGGAGCTGGAGACTGAAGCCGGACAGATCGTTACGCGGAGTTTTGCCGTGCATGTAGACAACGGACAGCTTAAGCTTGCCTTTGGAGGAAGTGCGCCTGGTGTGCAGCATGTTAAGGCAGAGCGGGAGACCCGTATCCCTACCTTATTTCTGGCGGGAGATTCCACAGTAACGGATCAGTCCTCCGCTAAATATCCTTACACAGGCTGGGGGCAGGTGATCGGATTATACTTCAATGCGAATATTGCCATTGCTAATCACGCATGTTCCGGCAGAAGTGCCAAAACCTTCATTCAGGAGAGCCGCCTGCTGCGGATTGCCAAAAAGCTGCGCAAGGATGACTATCTGCTGATTCAATTTGCCCACAACGATGAGAAGGAAAAGGGGGAAGGCGAAGGGCCGTTTACGACGTACCAGCACTATCTGCAGCAATTTATTGATCTGGCACGACAAGCAGAAGCGCATCCTGTATTGATATCTCCCATGCACCGCCGGTTCTTTGAGTCAGACGGTTCCATAAGCAATACCCACGGGGACTACATTGAGGCCATGCGCCAGCTGGCTGCCCGTGAAGCCGTACCTTTTGTTGACTTGGCGGCGCTTAGTAAAAGGTATTTTGAGGAGCTCGGGGAAGAGCGCACCAAACAAATCTTCCTGTGGGCCGAGCCGGGACAATATGCGAATTTTCCGGAGGGTGTGCAGGATAACACACACTTCTCGGAAGCTGGTGCCATTGAAATGGCCAGACTGGTGGCCGGGGGAATACTGCAGGCAGGAGTGGAGGGGCTGGAGCAGCATGTGATTGGATATGCGGGAGAAGTGCTTATAATTAACGCGGATTCGTAA